The sequence CTGCCCTCGTTTCCGACGGGGCAAGGAGGCGGGACGCCGGCGCCGTTCCACTCTTTCCCAACTCTTAGGCCGTGCGGGCGCCGCCAACCATCGATTTCTGGTGCGCAGACCCTGTAGCGTTGCTACACCCTCGCGATGTCGCGGATGCCGCCCCTCGCCAGCCTGCGCGCCTTCGATGCCGCGGCGCGCCACCTCAACTTCCGGCTCGCCGCCGAGGAGCTGAACGTCACGCATGGCGCGGTGGCGCAGCAGATCCGGGCGCTGGAGGCGAGCCTCGGCGCAAGGCTGTTCGAGCGCGAGCCCCGCGGCCTGGCGCTCACGCCGACGGGGCGTGCCATGCATCCGCAGATCCGACGCGCCTTCGCACTGATCGCCGGCGCGCTGGCCTCGGTCGAGCCGACACGCGAGCGCGATCGGCGCGGGGTCACCGTGACGGTGACGCCGTCCTTCGCGGCCCGGTGGCTCATTCCCCGCCTCGGACACTTCGCGGCGATCGCTCCGGATGTCGAGGTCCGCGTGCTGGCGTCGGAAGCGATGGAGCGTCTGGGCGGCCACGGCCTGCCCGACCTCGCCGTTCGGCTCTCGGCGCCACCGTTCGAACGCGCGGTCGAGGCCGAGCTACTCCTCGCGGGCGACCTGTTTCCGGTCTGCAGCCCGTCCCTCGCCGGGAAGCTGTCGACGCCGGCCGATCTCGCCGGGGCGACGCTGCTGCACGACGCCCATGATGCCTGGCCGCTCTGGCTGGAACTGGCGAACGCTCCGGCGCCGCCGGCTGTCGGCCGGCGCTTCAACCAGACCGCGCTGGCGCTGGGCGCCGCGCTCGACGGCCAGGGCGTGGCGCTGGCTCCCGCCGCGCTGGTGGCGGACGACCTGGCGCAGCGCCGCCTCGTCGCCCCCTTCGGCGGCCGGATGCGCCTCGCCTCCGGGCGAGCCTTCTACCTCATCACGCCGAGGCTGGCGCGGACGCGGCCGGAGGTTTCGGCGTTCCGAGACTGGCTGCTGGCCGAGAGCCGGGCCGCCGTGTCGTGGGCCTAGGCAGAATCTCAGAACCTAAGCAGAGTTTCGGGGGGGGGGGGGGGGGGGGGGGCGGGCCCCCCCCCCCCCCCCGGGCGGCGGGGGGGGCGGGCCCGCGCGCCGCGCGC comes from Labrys wisconsinensis and encodes:
- a CDS encoding LysR substrate-binding domain-containing protein, coding for MPPLASLRAFDAAARHLNFRLAAEELNVTHGAVAQQIRALEASLGARLFEREPRGLALTPTGRAMHPQIRRAFALIAGALASVEPTRERDRRGVTVTVTPSFAARWLIPRLGHFAAIAPDVEVRVLASEAMERLGGHGLPDLAVRLSAPPFERAVEAELLLAGDLFPVCSPSLAGKLSTPADLAGATLLHDAHDAWPLWLELANAPAPPAVGRRFNQTALALGAALDGQGVALAPAALVADDLAQRRLVAPFGGRMRLASGRAFYLITPRLARTRPEVSAFRDWLLAESRAAVSWA